GAAGGGAAAGACAGTTAAATGACAAGAAAGGGTGTCAAACATGAGACTGTTGTCTCAAGGCAAGAGATGAGGTCTGAGATTAGCACAAGCAGGAGTGCAAAGTTGGCAAAGATAAGATAAATGTGTCTGGGGAACTGATGCAGTGAGGCAAGGCCAGGGACAAAAGCAACAGAGCGTGACTGAACACATGGACTATGACTATGGAAAGGAAGATGAGGATAGGTAGCGGGGCACAGGACCACACAAACTGTGGCCAATCATCTTCATGTCTCCCCAGCCCGCCTGGCAGGAGACAATGCGCTGGACGTGTTCCAGAAACATCGAGAGAAGGAACTGAAAGAAAGACATCAGATATACTGGTGACCACCCACCTACAGGGCCCCTTGGTTGTACCCCCATTCCCTGACCCTGCCCCCATCACTGACCTGGACACCCTCCCTGAAGCCTTCTCCCTGTCTCCTAGCTGGGCCACCTGGAAGGAAGGCTTACCACTGACAATAGCTGCGGGCTGTGAGGATGATCTACCTTCAAACATGAGATTCCATGAGGAGAAGAGGCTGGACTTTGAATGGACACAAAAGGCGGGGTGAGAAGAGCCCGGAGCTCAGAGTGGAAAGAAGGCTGGGAGACCCCAAAATGGTGATAAATGGGGAGGGGCTGATGGATCAGCAAATGGGTTCATGCCACCACACCTGTCCTAGGGCCCTGGAGATGCTCCTCAAACGTGTGTACACCCTCCTGAGCTCCTGGAACCGCCTGGAGGATTTTGATCACATCTTCTGGGGCCAGAAGAGTACCCTGGCTGGTCAGTGGTCCCCCCAGGTCTCTAGAACCCCCTGATGGCCCCTTTTGATGACCCAACCATCACACTTCACAGTCCCGCATAACTACTTCCCAGATGAGAACATATTATGCTTGGTCATTTCTCAGAGGCCCCAAGATGAAAAGGCAGGGGCTGGATACGGGCTGGTCATATGCTGGATCGCTGGGGTagggcctggaggagggggatATCCCAACTGTGTACTGTCTTCCTTCTCCACTCCACCCCGACCCCACAGAGAACGTTCGCCAGCGCTGGCAGGAGGATGAATTTTTTGGCTACCAGTTCCTCAATGGCGCCAACCCCATGCTGTTGAGACGCTCCACCGCTCTGCCCCCTCGGCTAGTGCTGCCCTCGGGGATGGAGGAGCTACGGGCCCAGCTGGAGAAAGAACTCCAGGTACCCGTCCCACCTTTGCCTTGTTCTCTCCTTGGCAGTGTGGCCAGCAGTTGTGAAGAGGAGGGACCAAGGCTGAGTCAGGGTCAGGAGGTTGTGGGAATCCACTGCCTCTTGGTCCAGAGTCCAGTGCTGGAAAAACCTAGAGATAATAAGGCATGTAAGGGAAAACTATAAGGAGCACCCAGGGTGGAGGGGAACCAGGATGGATTCCCAGGGCACAGATGGGGCCAGAGATGTTAGTAGGGACGATGACTTTCCCTGGCTGATATCGGTGCTCCAGACACCAGTGTTCACAGGcaggaagaaagataaagaatgcACCATCAGGTAGAGAGAACTGGGGAGGTTACCTGGGTTTGGAAGAGATGAGCAGGGCGGGacgtgagtgtgtctgtgtgcgtgtgtgctggACTCCATGGTGGTGGTAGGCAGGGGAACCTCTGTGGATCACTCGGCAGAGGAGGTGAGGTTTGGATAGGGAGTCAGAGAGTGCTGGCTGAACTGATGACAGTCAAATCCAGTGAGCAGATCATTGAGGAATGGGGGTAAGGGGCCTGGCCATCTTGACAAGGGGACAGCTTGCAAACCAGACTCAGCAGTCCTGGTTCTAAAACCAGATCTCCTACTACACAGCCCTCACTAGGCGGTTTCTTCACTTGTCTAAAATGAGAGGAACTGGGCCAGCTGCTCTGCTCCCGACAGGACTCTGCTACTGACACAAGATGATAGCAAGAAGCAAGCTAAATGTCTTTAGATGTCTTCCCCCTTTGCCCAGGCCCTCTAGTGGTGGACTTTGAACTCTAACGATGGATACATTCCTCCTTTCCCCAGAATGGTTCCCTGTTTGAGGCGGATTTCATCCTCCTGGATGGAATTCCAGCCAATGTGATCCAAGGAGAGAAGCAGTACCTGGCTGCCCCCCTCGTCATGCTGAAGATGGACCCCCATGGGAAACTGCTTCCCATGGTCATCCAGGTGAGGCGCCCTGAGCATCCCCCTCCCAACCCTGCTCTCTGACCACCTCAACCTCTGTTCCCAAGGACACAGCCCCCCGGTTCTGGGCTCCTGAATTCCATCCTCACGCAGTGAGACCTGTCCTCATGTCACTCTGCTTGTGGCCTAGTTTCTCCTTGACTCATCCAACTGGAAGGACTTGTTCAAGAGTCATAAAGGCCTTCTGGAGTTCTCCTCATATACCCAGTGGCTCTCAGACATTACTGTGCCTCAGAATCATctagagggcttgttaaaacacaggttGCTGGGtgtcctccccacttcccccaccccacacactttCTGATGCAGTAGGTCAGCAGTGGGgactgagaatttgcatttctaacaaattcccaagcgatgctgatgctgatgctgctggcttGGGGACACACTGAGCATCATGATTTAATCTCCCAGTTACCTCTGACACTAACTACCCATCTACCCTTTCTTCTTCTGTTCTCAACAGTTAGGTAAAAAGTACGGTCAATGATTTCACACAGCCCACTTCCCCTTCCATCCTCCCACCATAATTCAACCCTCATCATGTTTCTCCCAAACCACTGGCAGGATCTCCTCGCTGGACGCCctgcttctgactctccctgATTCAACCTGACCACCATGGCGCTCGCACGGTGCCACAGCTAGGGAGAGACAGGGTGGAAAGTCCTCATTCCTCCTACAAGATTATAACTTCTTTGATGGCAATCAACATACTCATCTGTTTCCCCAGGAATGCTGACCATAACGTCACACATAAAGCAAGAGTTCTATGACGgcttcatttctctttcccagctccagcctcccagccccagctccccGACCCCACCACTCTTCCTGCCCTCAGATCCTCCACTTGCCTGGCTCCTGGCAAAGTCCTGGGTCCGAAATTCAGATTTCCAGCTGCATCAGCTCCAATATCATCTGCTGAACACTCATCTGCTGGCCGAGGTCATCGCTGTGGCCACCATGAGGTGCCTCCCGGGACTGCACCCTGTCTTCAAGGTACAACCTCCACCCTCCACATCCCTCTTGAGTCAGAGCCCAGAGAAAGGAAACCGCCCAGTGGCAAATGATATTGCAGCATCAAAAAAAATTTACGTCACCTTGtgagagaaagaggggagaagagaaggaagacagagTCCATATGTTGAGACTCAGATTTTAATTAGGTCGAGTCACTTAACGTTTCTTCAGAACATATTATTAATATGGCCCTCTGAAATTCTCAGAGATCTGATGATCTAGCAATGGGCCTAGCCAGATTACTAGGAAAACAAAGGCCTTGTTCCTGCCTTAGGAGATTTATTAGCCAGAAAGACAAGCGGTGTCCATTAGAACCACCCAGAGATCATCTGGAACTACTCTGAAATCACAAGAGACCACCTATAAACACTAGGGCGTTGATGGAGCAAATTCCACCCCAGCTGAGTCTGCTAAGTAGCAACAGATCAAAAGGCAAGGACAGGAGCCCAGCGGGCCGTTTAAACCTGCcccagagagagatggagaaagatacGCATTGGCAAGGTGGCGACAGGAatgaaaaggacaaaaatcaaagGGCTGGTGCAGGGGGGTAACAGCAGCTGCAGCATGCCTGCGTGCCAGAACGGAGACAGAAAGGTCAGAGGTCTAAGCTCCTCCTAGGAGCCCAGGGGTGGGTGTGCTGGAGTGATCTGGAAAGCCTGTGGGCTTAGGAAAGACCGAGTTCAGCATCTGTTGCCAGGCAGAGGCAGTCACATAAAGCCTGTGCTTGCTTCAAACTGTCCTCAAAATCTGGACGGCACTTTAGATACAGGGAACAAAGCAAAGGAGGGACAAAAGTGATACAAGTTGAGGAACCAGAGCAATGATCAGAAACAGTGAAACCAAGAGAAGCAGCCAGTTGAGAAGTAAAGATGAGGTGCTCCATTTTGGGTGCATGGAGTCGGAAATGTTGGCAAGAGATGCCAGTGAGCACCTGGTCAGGAGAACGACGAAACTGTGTTTCAGTGGGGTTTCTGCCCAACCCTCCAAGCCTGGCCAGTAGTAGCTGTGGCCTCCTGGAGTCCTGggtgacacagaaaagatggAGACCAGTGGAACTGACAGAATCTGGGATTTCACTGATCTCTAGGGGGCCATGCACCACCCTCTTCCGCTCATCTTGACCAGGCTCAGCCTCTATTCACACTTAAATTCCCCCTTCAGTCCCCTCCAAGCCCCATCTCCACTGCCATGGCAACAGCACGGCAAACAGCTGAGCTGTTACCGGTACACGGGGGAGAGCCCAGCCGGCACGTGTCCTGGAGGTGGTGTGTGCAGGCTCGGGACTCAGACTGCCCAGCTCTGAATCCTGAATCCTGACCTCTGTACTTACCAGATGTGAGCTCAGTGTCCTGCCCTCTAAGTGGGGACAACAGGAGCTCCACTGTGGCTCAAGGATAAAATGACACAACAGCGTGACAGAGGCTAAAAGCTGTGAAAACATCCGTTCTTGCAGCGATTGTTACTGTTATTCGGAGTTGTCTGTCCTCAGGTGTCTTCTCTCCTCATGCGGACTTCGGGCTTTCTATGACACTCAGCGCCCCTCATGAACTTTCTGAGAAGTTTCAGTTCACTGTGACCTGCTCTGACCTCCTGGCACCAGAGGTATTGCTGGCTCATCCCGTGTCTAGCAGCAACTCATATAGATACCAACACTGCATGAAACCTGCACTCCAGAGGGAAACAATAACAAGGACCCTTCCTCCAGGACTTCTGTGTGCACCAAACACTCCTCACACATCACCCACATAAACACCACAGCCTCCCGAGACAAAAGACCCTATCATCACCTGCTGCTGACAGATGAGGTGCTAGACAGGAGAAGAGTCAGAGCCAGGACCCTGAACGAGCATTAGAGTGAGGGCTGAACTGCAGGTGGAACCCAGGCCAGTCTGCTCCAGAGCCTGACTCAGAGGGGAGTAAAGAGAATGAAAGTGACCGCAGAAGCAGGAGACCGGCCTGtcaagggaggagaggagagaaggccaCTGTGCTCTGCAAGGAAGGACCCAAGCACGATCCACCATTAACCACCCCCATAATCTCCTCCATCCCAGTTTCTGATGCCACACATCCGCTACACTATGGAAATCAACACCCGGGCACGGACCCAACTCATCTCAGATGGAGGTGTATTTGATAAGGTAAGGAGATGATGGGGCAGGGGGTTGCCAACCATCCAACTGTCTGCGATCTCCTGCCACTTTCAAGATCCCCAACCCACCAGTGTGAAAGTCCTGACCCTTTATATCCAGAGCTTTAAATGTGAAAATCCCACACTTGAACCCCTTAAATACTGTGCTCTGGCTTCTTCCTCAAGGTCTCACATCTCTCTTGTCCCAGGTAGTGAGCACCGGTGGTGGGGGCCACGTGCACTTGCTCCGCCGGGCCATGGCTCAGCTGACCTACTGCTCCCTCTGTCCTCCTGACGATCTGGCTGAACGCGGGCTGCTGGGAACCCCAGGTGCTCACTACGCCCACGATGCTTTACGGCTCTGGGACATCACTGCCCGGTGGGTGAGAGTGGGAGCCAAGAAAtggaggggttgggggagagggtgaGTGGGGCTCTGGCCTGACATCAGCATGGGGCAATAGGAGTCTAAATACAAGAGGGTccagacaggaggagcagagactcCATCCTGGGGGGAGATGAGGACGAGTGAGGAGTCAGTGGGTAAGGTCCGAGAAGGAGGAGATGGGGGACAGAAAGCCTCGGTCAGGAAACTGTGGACTGGGAGGCTGAGGGATCTGGACAaaacagggttttgttttgttttttgccaggAAGAATGGCTATCACCCACGCACAGGGAATTCCTAAAACGGATGACccacatttcctttctttctcacctAGTTTGTAGAAAGAGCTGGAATGACCCAGAAGGCAGGTCTTGAACAATCTACGCTCAGACACCGAGAGTCAGCTGGGCAGAGGCCACGGCAAAGTGGAGAGGTCAGAGCCTTCTCTCCACCAGCTCACCTCCCGCTCCCCTGGGCAGGTACGTGGAGCGGATCATCCAGCTCTTCTACCACGGGGATGATGTCGTGAGAGGGGACCCTGAGCTGCAGGCCTGGTGTCAGGAGATCACTGAGGTGGGGCTGTGCCGGGCCCAGGACCGAGGTGAGACCCCTCCCCAGAGACAGGGGCTCCTCGGACCCTCTGCCCAGAGCTCCTTCTCAGCCTTGTCCGTCTGGGTTCAGGACGGCAACCCTTCACCGCACCCCCGTCTCCCTCCACACGTGAAGCACCTGAATCCCATTCCCACCTCCGGAGACTCACTACAGTTACAGACACCCAAGGGCCGCCCTTCTCGGAGACCCTGGTCATCAACCCTCACttccacccctacccccagcctGTCACAGTGTGGAGCCCAACAGGGCCAGAACCCCGGCCAGGCAGGGATCTGCCCGGGTCCTGCCAGAGCTCACATTCTCGCCTCACGGTTGTCGGTTTCCTAGCCAAGGATATAAATGGGGAGCTTATTCCCATCAAAGCCCATGATGGCCTTCCCTGGCTCCTCCCACTTCTGCTCCTGTTCATCACACAGACGGTCCAGGCACCCTGCACACTCACCACAGCACAAGGTCATTTCTAGGTGCAAACTCAGTGCTCTGTGTGCTTTGGCTCAACCCTGAACTCAGTGTCCTACCCCTTGGGACTCTCATTTCTTTGGCCAATCCAGCCACCATCTGCCCCCTGCTTCTAAACTCTGAGGAAGAAACAGCCTTTCTTGAGCTCTTCTGAGGTCTGTCCTCCTCTCTCTAACTCACGTGGGCCAGCCTGTCCCTGCTGTACATCGTCCTTTGGTCCCTGCCCCTCACACTTCACACCAACATCTCTGCCTCTGTGGGACAACTACAGACATTTACTGGGGAGCCACTGTGGCCAGCCTCTGGGGGTGTGGTGAGTGCTAACCAACACCTGCCCTCTGGAGGGGTGTCTCCCTGCGGAGTCAGTGGCTGCAAACTGTCCCCCACCCTCCCAGGACCAGACTTTCTCCAGTACATCTCAGTGCTGTCCCTTAGCTCCACATGCTCTCGGAagaccctgcctcctctccccagccaTCTTTTCCCCAACCAGTATCTACATTTGGAAGATGAAAATAAACATCTGCCTGTTAACTTTAACCTCAACTAACTGCCTCTCATCCCCTCCTCCTCTACTCTCCTGCAGTTCTTATAGCTCACCTTTGCCTCATTTTTCCCAGTAGactttttagagaaaatattgtaaaattttaaaagccaaaaaaggggggggggggaggaatatagctcagtggtagagctcacgTTTAGtaaggttcaatccccactacctccatcaaaaaataataaattttttaaaataaaaaagcctgAGATTAGCAGTCAGGCACCCCAGTTCAAGGTCAGCCACTGCCTTTCCCCAACTACGTGATCCTGATTTttggtctttgattttttttttaaatgaataacagGGGAGTGATTATACTTGTTCCACTTGACTGACAGGATTATTGGGTCTCTGAGCCCCGACCTCCACTGTCAACTGAGTAGCCTGACGTATTCTTCGTGGAAAGCCTCTCTTGGCTGTGACACTATAAATCCACGACTTCTCTTATCCCTCAAGTTATAACTCAAACATTCATAATTCCCTGTCCGGAAATAGGAGGCGCCATCCCAAGTTTCTCAGCCACTTTTTGACGCAGAGGATTTTTGATCAGTCAGAACTTTTCAGTCCCCACTCTTCCATGATAacaataattattaattattgagCTCTTGCTCCATGCCAGGTGACTATCTCATGCATAAGGTAGGGGGCGCTCCACATTCCACAGCTGAAGAAGTTGAGGCTTAGGGAGGTTCAGTAATTGGCCCGAGGTAACCCAACTATTTGACTTGAGCCTGAACTGAAACTCAGTCTGATGCAAATCTATTGGAAGAAAGGACCAAAGAAGCAAGCACCCACCAATTCCAAAATGCAGGCATCCCAGACATTGGTCTCGTTTTCTCTCCTCTCAGGCTATAAACTCTAAATCCTGTTCCCTTCCCACCCAGGTTTCCCTGTGTCCTTCCAGTCCCAGAATCAACTCTGCCATTTCCTTACCATGTGTGTCTTCACATGCACTGCTCAGCATGGGGCCATCAACAAGGGCCAGGTATGGACAGCTAAAAGCCCAGGCCCCTGAAGACAGGTGTCTGGACCTTGGGATGCCCAAGGGAGAGATGGGGGTTCAGACCCCAAGTACCAGGGTCCTAGGGCTGCAGTTTCTTCCCCCAGCTGGAATGGTATGCCTGGGTCCCTAATGCCCCATGCACAATGCGGATGCCCCCACCCACCACCAAGGAAGACGTGACAATGGCCACAGTGATGGGCTCACTACCTGATGTCCAAAAGGCCTGTCTTCAAATGGCCATCACATGGCATCTGGGTCGCCGCCAGCCAGACATGGTAAGAGAGGACTCTGGGGAAAGGGAAATGACAGTTGGAAGGGAAACATCAGAGCGAAGGGCTGGACTCTAGGTGCGGCTGCCTTCAAACTGGAAACCGACTGATCTTTTGTTCCTTCTTAGGTGCCTTTGGGgcatcacaaagaaaaatatttctcagaAGCCAAGGCCAAGGCTGCACTAAACCAATTCCAAACAGATTTGGCAAACCTGGAAAGGGAGATTGCAGCCCGGAATGAGCAACTTGACCTGCCCTATGAATACCTGAAGCCCAGCCTCACGGAGAACAGCATCACTATCTGAGCTCTAAGGCGCCCCCACCAGGAAGACCACAGATCAGCTCTAGGGCTGAGTTTCATCTTGAGTTTCATGGTTTCCTAATCTCTGCTGCTGAGGCTCTCTTTCCTCCCCCAGTTAAATCGCCTACATCTGTACCCCACGAGCCCAAGGGGCAGCAaaacttttctgtaaagagccagataatCTTTTAGGCTCTGTAGGCCACCCAGTCTCTGTCGAGACTCCTGTTGTAGCACAGAAGCAGCCACCGGCCGTACGTAAATGGATGTgattgtgttccaataaaactttatttatggacagcAAAATACGAACTTCCCATGTcacaaaatatccttcttctttTGGTTTACTCAACcattaaaaagcaagcaaacaaacaaacctgtgcTTTCTTAGAGGGACATGCACAGGTTGCCGGCTGGACTTGGCCCTCAGGGGCAGTACCTGCACAAAAGTGCCCCGCAGTAGCCTGAGGCACTGACCTTTCTTGCAAACCATCCAGAGAATGCTggaagggtttctgggagatttctggaagaaattgacTCTCTCAACTAATTCTCCTTTCCTGGGAGCTTAACTTCATGCTTGGTGGCCAACTTAAAAATTCCTGACACTTCTTTGGCAACTTTTTCTCCACCCCGATTTCTCCTATTCACACACCTCCCCCAAAAGTCCTTGAATGAGAATAGTGCTCCTAAAGCAGAATAAAAACCTTCACCCCAAAATGGCTTCCTTCTCCAGACAGTCTCAAACAAGAGACATGAAATTCATGTCTCAAGATCACTTTACTTCTCTTTCGGGCCCTGGGGTCTCCACGTGTTCCCTAGGTTCCAAGTTCTCTTTCACAACACCTTTAAGAACGATGtcacaaaataaatggaaaaataccacAAAGTTATGCGAACCACTGACAGCGTTTCTTTGATTCTGGGGTTTTAGGATCAAAACGACCCCTCTCAATTATTTTGTGATCACTGTCCTCACTAGAATGGGTACAACAAACTCAGTGCAAAATTGTGTTCTTTAAACACCCCTATTTCCCTGAATAATTATTACAAATCTTTCACCAGGAAAGTATACAAACTTTTTCTTTGGAGAGTGTGatctattcatatgttttaaatcTTGTACTCCGTCCGCCTCGTTCAAAGTTTCCTTAGTTTACAACAGGGAAGCAAAGTGACATTTTTGTGTGTTCATCCCCTTCTCCAGCACATTTGGCAGGACCACTCACCTGAACAACTTGCTCATTGAGTCTGCTTTTCCTGGACTTCTCCTAACGCCCAGATTTTTCCTGATTTGGCATCCAAAACCCTTCAGTATTCCATGTTTGGTAACAAAATATTACATACTTCCAATGCCAAGAAGCCTCAGCAATTTAAAGCGTCCTAGCCACAGCAGCACGCCTGGGCGCGGGAAGGGGCTGCTACCTCCTTTTACAATGTCAGAATGTCTATTTTAAAACGTAAGGATGAGTAGAGAAAAGATGGAGGCGTTCTCTCTCGGTGTAAATGTCTATGTCTCACTTACCATTTCCCCATCACAGGATACCACCCGAGACTAAGGTACCGGAGACAAAAATCAGGTAGCTTCAATCTTCTGCTCCTAAGAGCGCATCGCCAAGGTTACCAGGAGCTCCGCAACAGATAAGCCCTTTTCCCGAGGCCGAGCTACTGCTTCTTCCTCGTCACGTGACTTGCCATACTCCGTCCCGCGATATAATGGAGCCTCCTATTCAAACCTGAAGAGGGAGGAACCAAGAAATCGGAGGCCCTTCCTCCTGCAATACTCGCACCCGAGCTACATATGGGTTAATAAGGATTCCGAAGGACCTGATAAGATTTCGGACACGCTGCCTTTTCCCGCCGAAGTCCCGAGAGGACCCGGCGCCACCCACCGCTCTCTGCTTGGCGCGCCCCACAGCACGACGGTTGGGTCCAGAAGCCACGCCCCCTCGGCCGCCCTACCAGTTCTCCGTCCTCCAAGCGAGCCCCCTAGTCCAGCCCGCTTCCCCACAGCTGGTCGGGGCTTCCACTCACCGCCTACCTACCCGGCCTACATCAAGGCGATCCCCGACTCCCTTCTTCATGGCGTCGCTTCTGTGCTGTGGGCCCAAGCTGGCCGCCTGCGGCATCGTCCTCAGCGCCTGGGGAGTGATCATGTTGGTGAGGGGACTGCCCGGCGAGAACAGGAGAGGAAAGGGCCTGAGGGCCCCGGTGTTGGAGGGCTGGAAGGCTGGGGGACTCCAGGCCTCGGAGAGCAGCAGGCAGGCTGGAGGGGATAGTTGATTAGCCTCTGGAGAAGGAGACAGAACTGAACTGAGAAATGGGGAGTTGGAGAGTGGAGGGGGAAAAACTGAAGATTGGTATGGGAGCTGGGCTGGTAAATTTGGAGAACCCTCAAGGTAAGAGGAAGAAGAGCTGGGTTCTTGAGAGATCCTTGCACTGAATGGaggcagtggggaaagggagtgcTTGTTCCCGAAGTGGGTGTTTCCCCAGGACTCTACCCGCcccaaaccaggaagaaataatatGAAGAAGTACCGATTCCTCCTAACCCCTCCCCTCTGTCCCGTGATAATCACGCCTCTGGAGGGAGCATAATCTGGGTTCCTCGGTTGCTCACTATTCTTG
This portion of the Vicugna pacos chromosome 16, VicPac4, whole genome shotgun sequence genome encodes:
- the LOC102533742 gene encoding polyunsaturated fatty acid lipoxygenase ALOX12 isoform X1, which codes for MGRYCIRVATGASLFAGSHNRVRLWLVGAHGETELELELRPVRGQEEEFEHDVPDDLGPLQFVKLRKHHSLVDDAWFCDRITVQGPGAGEEAAFPCYSWVQGDGVLCLPEGTGGGSGGRCGAWGTADEARLAGDNALDVFQKHREKELKERHQIYCWATWKEGLPLTIAAGCEDDLPSNMRFHEEKRLDFEWTQKAGALEMLLKRVYTLLSSWNRLEDFDHIFWGQKSTLAENVRQRWQEDEFFGYQFLNGANPMLLRRSTALPPRLVLPSGMEELRAQLEKELQNGSLFEADFILLDGIPANVIQGEKQYLAAPLVMLKMDPHGKLLPMVIQLQPPSPSSPTPPLFLPSDPPLAWLLAKSWVRNSDFQLHQLQYHLLNTHLLAEVIAVATMRCLPGLHPVFKFLMPHIRYTMEINTRARTQLISDGGVFDKVVSTGGGGHVHLLRRAMAQLTYCSLCPPDDLAERGLLGTPGAHYAHDALRLWDITARYVERIIQLFYHGDDVVRGDPELQAWCQEITEVGLCRAQDRGFPVSFQSQNQLCHFLTMCVFTCTAQHGAINKGQLEWYAWVPNAPCTMRMPPPTTKEDVTMATVMGSLPDVQKACLQMAITWHLGRRQPDMVPLGHHKEKYFSEAKAKAALNQFQTDLANLEREIAARNEQLDLPYEYLKPSLTENSITI
- the LOC102533742 gene encoding polyunsaturated fatty acid lipoxygenase ALOX12 isoform X2; the protein is MGRYCIRVATGASLFAGSHNRVRLWLVGAHGETELELELRPVRGQEEEFEHDVPDDLGPLQFVKLRKHHSLVDDAWFCDRITVQGPGAGEEAAFPCYSWVQGDGVLCLPEGTARLAGDNALDVFQKHREKELKERHQIYCWATWKEGLPLTIAAGCEDDLPSNMRFHEEKRLDFEWTQKAGALEMLLKRVYTLLSSWNRLEDFDHIFWGQKSTLAENVRQRWQEDEFFGYQFLNGANPMLLRRSTALPPRLVLPSGMEELRAQLEKELQNGSLFEADFILLDGIPANVIQGEKQYLAAPLVMLKMDPHGKLLPMVIQLQPPSPSSPTPPLFLPSDPPLAWLLAKSWVRNSDFQLHQLQYHLLNTHLLAEVIAVATMRCLPGLHPVFKFLMPHIRYTMEINTRARTQLISDGGVFDKVVSTGGGGHVHLLRRAMAQLTYCSLCPPDDLAERGLLGTPGAHYAHDALRLWDITARYVERIIQLFYHGDDVVRGDPELQAWCQEITEVGLCRAQDRGFPVSFQSQNQLCHFLTMCVFTCTAQHGAINKGQLEWYAWVPNAPCTMRMPPPTTKEDVTMATVMGSLPDVQKACLQMAITWHLGRRQPDMVPLGHHKEKYFSEAKAKAALNQFQTDLANLEREIAARNEQLDLPYEYLKPSLTENSITI